In a genomic window of Acidobacteriota bacterium:
- a CDS encoding ABC transporter ATP-binding protein — MATGIRVAGVTKVYGEGATAFSALKGVDLEANPGEVLLMVGPSGSGKTTLLSIMGAILRATSGRVEIAGRDIAQLPERDLPAVRLAHLGFVFQGFNLFPALTAVENVAIALDVRGERGAPAMAKALRALDAVGLADKARSLPRDLSGGQKQRVAIARSLVGAPGIILADEPTAALDHDSGQRILELLRSLASNDGRAVVIVTHDSRTFPYGDRTVRIEDGLLTPKEFAA; from the coding sequence GGTGTCACCAAGGTCTACGGCGAAGGCGCCACCGCATTCTCCGCACTGAAGGGTGTGGACCTGGAGGCCAACCCCGGTGAAGTGCTGCTGATGGTCGGCCCCTCCGGGTCGGGCAAAACAACACTGCTGTCGATCATGGGCGCGATTCTGCGGGCCACGTCCGGGCGCGTGGAGATTGCCGGCCGCGACATCGCACAACTGCCCGAGCGTGACCTGCCAGCCGTGCGACTCGCCCACCTCGGCTTCGTGTTCCAAGGCTTCAATCTGTTCCCTGCGTTGACAGCCGTGGAGAACGTCGCGATCGCGCTCGATGTGCGCGGCGAACGCGGCGCCCCTGCGATGGCCAAAGCGCTGCGCGCACTCGACGCGGTCGGGCTGGCCGACAAGGCGCGTTCACTCCCGCGTGACTTGAGCGGCGGTCAGAAACAACGCGTGGCGATCGCCCGCTCGCTCGTCGGCGCTCCCGGCATCATTCTCGCCGACGAACCCACGGCCGCCCTCGATCACGATTCCGGCCAGCGCATCCTCGAGCTGCTCCGCAGCCTCGCCTCCAACGACGGCCGCGCGGTCGTCATCGTCACCCACGACTCGCGGACCTTCCCCTACGGGGATCGCACGGTCCGCATTGAAGACGGTCTTCTCACTCCGAAGGAGTTCGCCGCATGA